The following DNA comes from Amycolatopsis albispora.
CGGGGATGCGGGTGGTCATGCAGGGAAGGTCGCACAGGGGTACGACATTCAGCTCGCTCAGTGCAGGATTTCGCGGAGGCGGGACAGCCCGGCCTCGATCTTGGCGAACGGGATACCGCCATAGCCGAACACAAAACCGGGCCGCCGCCCGGGCAGCACGGCGTACTCGTCCAGGGTGTTGACCAGCACGCCGCCCCGCAGCGCCCGCCGCGCCGCCGTCGCGGTCGGCCGCGTGCTGTACGCGCTCACGTGCAACCCCGCCGCGGACGGGATCGGCGTCAGCAGGCGGGCGAAGTCCCGCTCCAGCAAGGAAATCACCAGATCGTGCCGACGCCGGTACTCGCGTCGCATGCGCCGGACGTGACTCGCCAGCCCGCCGTCGTCGATGAACCGCGCGAGCGCCGCCTGCACCGGTCCGGCGGAATGCCAGTCGGTGACGAACCGCGCCTTCGCCACCACCCGGCACAGCGATGCGGGCGCCACCAGGAAACCCAGCCGCAGCCCGGGCGAAAGCACCTTGGAGAACGAGCCGACGTAGCCCACGCGGCCGGTGGAATCGAGGCTGTGCAACGGTTCCAGCGGCCTGCCGTGGTACCGGAACTCGGTGTCGTAGTCGTCCTCCACCAGCACCGCCCCGGTTTTCCCGGCCCACGCCACCAGTTCGAGCCGCCGGTCCAGCGACATCGGCAACCCGAGCGGGAACTGGTGCGAGGGCGTGACGTAGACCAGCTTCGTGCCGCGCGGGAGGTCCGCGACCCGGATGCCCTCGGCGTCCACCCCGACCGGCACCACCTCGGCGCCGAGCGCCTCGAAGGCGAACCGGGCCGGCGGATAGCCCGGATCTTCGACGGCGACCCGGTCGCCCGGCCGCAGCAGCACCCGCCCGAGCAGGTCGATCGCCTGCTGGGCGCCGCTGGTCACCACCACCTCCTCGGCCGAAGCCCGCACGTCACGCGAAACCGCGATGTGCCGGGAAATCGCCTCGCGCAGCCCGGCGTGCCCGGCCGGATCGCCGTACTCCAGCGAATCCGGCGAAGACACGCGCAGCTCACCGCCGAGCAGCC
Coding sequences within:
- a CDS encoding PLP-dependent aminotransferase family protein, with protein sequence MEIHIDTEAGRGRREEIYRQIREAILDGRLRAGEALPPTRELAERLAVSRNTVSAAYDRLTGEGFLEGRVGAGTFVRRVPGSAARRHATEFPIETAEVWERVRLPLPAGVRAEFDFQAGIPDVSRFPFDTWRRLLGGELRVSSPDSLEYGDPAGHAGLREAISRHIAVSRDVRASAEEVVVTSGAQQAIDLLGRVLLRPGDRVAVEDPGYPPARFAFEALGAEVVPVGVDAEGIRVADLPRGTKLVYVTPSHQFPLGLPMSLDRRLELVAWAGKTGAVLVEDDYDTEFRYHGRPLEPLHSLDSTGRVGYVGSFSKVLSPGLRLGFLVAPASLCRVVAKARFVTDWHSAGPVQAALARFIDDGGLASHVRRMRREYRRRHDLVISLLERDFARLLTPIPSAAGLHVSAYSTRPTATAARRALRGGVLVNTLDEYAVLPGRRPGFVFGYGGIPFAKIEAGLSRLREILH